A DNA window from Eremothecium cymbalariae DBVPG#7215 chromosome 3, complete sequence contains the following coding sequences:
- a CDS encoding uncharacterized protein (similar to Ashbya gossypii ADL335W), which translates to MVSFIEDTEWFNSTLVLSKVDWRFYYSKTKIDLSTFVQTLIKILSSTAEIQYRIEGTFVQLRGIPHDTRKSLWYLFIYGGDIVVSSVASIIDGDGGKVWEKLHVYPFKVDFSSQYMLLIMDSFAKDFSGIVQISFEVASQTSYLDMFEVEVNIADLRKRNSKEPFSVELFGELRKNLGLNRSLDIKSIRVPGELFMTSNYIRFTNICSKYGSSNVTPLIRKLMC; encoded by the coding sequence ATGGTGAGCTTTATAGAGGATACTGAATGGTTCAATTCTACATTGGTGTTAAGTAAAGTGGACTGGCGATTCTATTATTCTAAAACTAAGATCGATTTATCAACGTTTGTGCAAACGCTGATAAAGATTTTAAGCTCAACAGCAGAGATACAATATAGAATTGAAGGAACGTTTGTTCAACTCAGAGGAATTCCACATGATACGCGAAAAAGCTTGTGGTATTTGTTTATTTACGGAGGTGATATTGTTGTATCATCGGTTGCAAGCATTATTGATGGAGATGGAGGGAAAGTATGGGAAAAGCTGCATGTGTATCCATTTAAAGTTGACTTCAGCTCGCAGTATATGCTTCTTATAATGGATTCTTTTGCAAAGGATTTTTCTGGAATTGTGCAAATTTCATTTGAGGTCGCATCTCAAACATCATATTTGGATAtgtttgaagttgaagtaAATATTGCAGATTTGAGGAAGCGCAATTCCAAGGAACCATTCAGCGTAGAATTGTTTGGTGAACTTCGTAAGAATCTTGGTTTAAACCGAAGTTTGGATATCAAATCTATTAGAGTGCCGGGGGAGCTGTTTATGACCAGTAACTACATTCGATTTACGAATATTTGTTCTAAATATGGTAGCTCAAATGTCACCCCCTTAATACGTAAACTAATGTGTTAG
- the VID24 gene encoding glucose-induced degradation complex subunit VID24 (similar to Ashbya gossypii ADL330W), producing the protein MINESSVGGLKRTQQEGRDGEWKRKFEIEEEQEYGEDENGCGKCDISMSSGRLFKCVSGESLASSWGYVRGASLGSESPGGRVGEGRYVYGDSAVSLPKKYLEQQQCFVGGASRERAAGMASDVVLRSPITTTNWLKPLMAFQGYQISGYKKYQVHVLLQTVELPAMQHASMSTTPHVTGFLTIRGLTNQHPEITTFFESFAVNGTIGFLSSSIPQELADYKSSDKVDLEHWLNFPSFKELCMKNDSSTMSDIMEGTYTHSDYLSQRYVFMRWKEKFLVPDDEVGNVEGASYDGYYYIVHDQIKGNILGFYYHKDAEKFQQLELTPVYQERQSVCAFEFA; encoded by the coding sequence ATGATCAACGAATCGTCAGTCGGTGGTCTGAAGAGGACTCAGCAGGAGGGAAGAGATGGGGAGTGGAAACGGAAGTTTGAGATAGAAGAGGAGCAAGAATACGGGGAGGATGAGAATGGGTGCGGGAAATGTGACATTTCTATGAGTAGTGGCAGGCTATTCAAATGCGTGAGTGGGGAGTCGTTGGCTTCTTCGTGGGGTTATGTTAGGGGAGCGAGTTTGGGTTCGGAATCGCCCGGTGGGAGGGTTGGCGAAGGGCGGTATGTGTATGGTGATAGCGCGGTTAGTCTACCCAAGAAGTATTTGGAACAGCAGCAATGTTTTGTGGGTGGTGCCAGCCGGGAGAGGGCTGCGGGAATGGCGTCAGATGTTGTGCTGCGGTCGCCGATAACTACTACAAACTGGCTTAAGCCGTTGATGGCTTTTCAAGGGTATCAGATATCAGGgtataaaaaatatcaggTGCACGTACTGTTACAGACGGTCGAGTTGCCAGCTATGCAGCACGCATCGATGTCGACAACCCCCCATGTGACGGGGTTCTTAACGATCAGGGGACTGACTAATCAGCACCCTGAGATTAcaacattttttgaatcatttgCCGTTAATGGTACGATAGGGTTTTTGTCTAGCAGCATTCCACAGGAGTTAGCGGATTACAAGTCTAGTGATAAAGTGGACTTGGAGCATTGGCTAAACTTTCCGAGTTTCAAAGAGCTCTGTATGAAAAACGACAGTTCGACCATGTCCGATATTATGGAAGGTACTTATACCCACAGTGACTATCTTTCGCAGCGCTATGTTTTTATGCgttggaaagaaaaattccTTGTTCCGGATGACGAAGTAGGTAACGTTGAAGGTGCTTCGTACGATGGCTACTACTATATTGTTCACGACCAAATTAAAGGTAACATTCTGGGTTTTTACTACCATAAGGATGCTGAGAAGTTCCAACAACTAGAACTTACCCCTGTATATCAGGAGCGCCAAAGCGTCTGTGCTTTTGAATTTGCCTGA
- the SND3 gene encoding Snd3p (similar to Ashbya gossypii ADL332C) yields the protein MNPQVTQIILMLVMMRVSQTLNMEDPTTIMYVRILYVTCTAVTYVIYQATRRKIVAKNDLTTLKYVLPANIFSGQKEEQLKVTTVRDYDLEQIDTSIKSIYTGLMMMGFLHIYMKYTNPLLMQSISPVKAALEHSEVRIHLFGKPATGDLKRPFTQAGLFNMGGSDKPKTDKQSIETAEKAGKGGLKAE from the coding sequence ATGAATCCTCAAGTCACACAGATCATCCTCATGTTGGTGATGATGCGGGTCTCCCAGACTTTGAACATGGAGGACCCCACCACTATCATGTACGTTAGAATTTTGTACGTGACATGTACCGCTGTGACATACGTTATCTATCAAGCAACCAGACGTAAGATCGTTGCCAAGAATGATTTGACGACTTTGAAGTACGTTTTGCCTGCCAATATATTCTCCGGACAGAAAGAGGAGCAGCTAAAGGTTACCACCGTTCGTGATTATGATCTAGAGCAGATCGACACGTCGATCAAATCCATTTACACCGGGCTCATGATGATGGGGTTCCTACATATCTACATGAAGTACACGAATCCTTTGTTGATGCAGTCTATCTCTCCTGTGAAGGCTGCACTCGAGCATAGTGAAGTTCGTATCCATTTGTTTGGCAAGCCTGCCACCGGTGATTTGAAGAGACCGTTTACTCAAGCAGGGTTATTCAACATGGGCGGTAGTGATAAGCCAAAGACCGATAAGCAGTCCATCGAGACTGCTGAAAAGGCCGGAAAGGGTGGTCTCAAGGCTGAATAA
- the ALG1 gene encoding chitobiosyldiphosphodolichol beta-1,4 mannosyltransferase (similar to Ashbya gossypii ADL338C): protein MLEIPNWLLILIGLYAATPFVLYLVVPYVFYYGKSTRKRIVIYVLGDIGHSPRMCYHARSFSASGWEVELCGYMEEQPSKDLLDDDRITIHVLPHRKNFSDRFVVNTVFKVIYQVFDITSMLWELRGCDIIMLQNPPSIPILPLAVVFKILTRTKLLIDWHNFGYSILQLKFGSFTHPLVLVSYCVEFLFSHFADYHLTVTSAMKKYLVSSFKLSEKRITVLHDRPAEHFKPLNDENREDLLKETFVANHIPQGFDISKGDTILVTSTSFTPDEDLNILLGALKIYENSKKKFDSNLPRILLFITGKGPLKGEYIKRVREYEWNHCHIEFLWLSAEDYPRLLRLCDYGVSLHTSSSGLDLPMKILDMFGSGLPVIAMDYPVLNELVQHNVNGMKFIDRRGLHESLIFAVKDKKLKTALLRTAIEESKNRWHPNWTRAFEELKIVHQ from the coding sequence ATGCTGGAGATCCCGAATTGGTTGTTGATACTGATTGGGTTGTATGCAGCGACGCCTTTTGTTCTGTACTTGGTGGTCCCATATGTGTTTTATTATGGGAAATCTACACGGAAAAGAATCGTAATTTATGTGCTTGGGGATATAGGGCATTCCCCTCGTATGTGTTATCATGCCAGGTCTTTTAGTGCTAGCGGTTGGGAGGTTGAGCTATGTGGGTATATGGAAGAACAACCATCTAAGGATCTTTTGGACGATGATCGGATTACAATTCATGTACTGCCACACCGGAAAAATTTCAGTGATAGATTTGTTGTGAATACTGTATTTAAAGTGATATATCAGGTGTTTGATATTACTTCAATGCTGTGGGAGCTACGGGGATGCGATATTATAATGTTACAGAACCCTCCTAGTATTCCGATTTTGCCATTAGCCGTTGTTTTTAAGATACTGACACGGACAAAGCTGCTTATAGATTGGCATAACTTTGGATATTCAATCCttcaattaaaatttgGTTCATTTACACACCCATTGGTTTTGGTTTCTTACTGTGTGGAATTTTTATTCTCACACTTTGCCGATTACCATCTTACGGTGACATCTGCAATGAAAAAGTATTTGGTTAGCTCATTCAAATTATCTGAAAAGAGGATTACAGTGTTGCATGATAGGCCTGCAGAACATTTTAAACCATTGAACGATGAAAATCGTGAAGATTTGCTGAAGGAGACATTTGTAGCGAATCATATACCTCAGGGATTTGATATCTCCAAGGGGGATACTATCCTTGTAACCTCTACATCCTTTACCCCAGACGAGGACTTGAATATATTACTTGGGGCTTTAAAAATTTATgagaattcaaagaagaagtttgatTCCAACTTGCCTAGAAtcttattatttattactGGTAAGGGTCCGCTGAAAGGAGAATACATTAAACGGGTGCGAGAGTATGAATGGAATCATTGCcatattgaatttttgTGGCTCTCTGCCGAAGACTATCCAAGGTTATTGAGATTATGTGACTATGGTGTGTCATTACATACTTCTAGTTCTGGTTTGGATCTTCCAATGAAGATTTTAGATATGTTTGGATCTGGTTTACCGGTAATTGCAATGGATTACCCAGTGCTTAATGAATTAGTTCAACACAATGTAAATGGGATGAAGTTCATTGACAGAAGAGGGTTGCATGAATCTTTGATATTTGCCGTTAAGGATAAGAAATTGAAGACAGCATTACTTCGTACAGCTATAGAAGAGAGTAAAAACAGATGGCATCCAAATTGGACAAGGGCTTTTGAAGAGCTCAAGATAGTACATCAGTAG
- the AIM3 gene encoding Aim3p (similar to Ashbya gossypii ADL336C) — translation MGKDSILQGLASAGKTTLQGAKSISKVSYEAGKNHYANSKAARGGRSSNSSSRENSRHETSVKLENLPDPNKLPPPPVRRDQQQGSPESSIRVGSASSSTVQTHHQAQLSKIPDSQYSRGRDDSTNSNAPFKRVSYKGDEIILQPLGPRPPHKAEYNQTPQLPDFQQAPVHQKERNADTQHSNNSKVTSKPAPPIPVRNYDASVISGLSSSHSGYQPSLPNRNNDSQSPVNLQSHTKVKTLEQTNLMAQKGSPRAVPEIDVTSLPPPPSHRDLRRAVTSSSETSNSAIEITETDSLPDNPAVIRPSMLEKSTAWSKNNKSDNIASSSSTVNQSFNYNHIKKLDIHPTPPPRPFTTSSVGNTEDSQELLKTPNSKPTTHTPSTGLNTPTVHQYPLLEIKKTVPSVLGRYENEQTVNFPPPPKPPRKADYSSGLSATAKDSSALSHTGHEKEIIVRRSETQSSLPIDPPPVYTASIPETKHALQEINDRSKFPSEVVQPRGQYLGTRLHRQSNPKATDDTELQLANDISEIKLRHVDAKVLTTAENTKIDKKPPPIVPKKKETLASIKKIPPPVPKKKSSLVSKPIVPNHVSQSPDLEDSGITADAGLSNSDDNPFRRYLKNVVPEESNRVNRR, via the coding sequence ATGGGTAAAGATTCAATCTTACAGGGACTTGCTTCTGCTGGTAAAACTACTTTACAAGGGGCTAAGTCAATATCAAAAGTTAGTTATGAGGCCGGTAAGAACCATTACGCAAACAGTAAAGCAGCTAGGGGTGGCCGTTCCTCCAACAGCAGCTCTCGGGAAAATTCCCGACATGAGACAAGTGTGAAGTTGGAAAACTTGCCTGATCCTAATAAACTTCCTCCCCCTCCAGTTAGACGAGACCAACAACAAGGTTCTCCAGAAAGTAGTATTAGGGTGGGCAGTGCCAGTTCTTCTACTGTTCAAACACACCACCAGGCCCAGCTCTCGAAAATCCCAGATTCCCAATACTCGAGGGGCAGGGATGATAGCACAAATTCAAATGCTCCATTTAAGCGTGTGTCCTACAAGGGCGATGAGATTATTTTGCAACCGCTAGGACCACGGCCACCTCATAAGGCTGAATATAATCAAACCCCTCAGTTACCGGATTTTCAACAGGCCCCAGTCCATCAAAAAGAGAGGAATGCAGATACACAGCATtccaataattctaaagtGACATCAAAACCAGCACCTCCGATTCCTGTACGAAACTACGATGCTTCTGTTATCTCTGgtttatcatcttcacaCTCTGGGTACCAACCATCATTACCTAACCGTAATAATGATTCTCAGTCCCCTGTGAATCTTCAATCCCATACAAAAGTCAAGACCCTTGAGCAAACAAATTTAATGGCACAGAAAGGCTCCCCAAGAGCAGTGCCTGAAATCGATGTGACAAGTTTACCTCCTCCTCCATCGCATAGGGATCTACGGAGAGCTGTCACTTCCTCTTCAGAGACTTCCAATTCTGCAATTGAGATAACTGAAACTGATTCACTGCCTGATAATCCTGCTGTAATAAGGCCTTCAATGCTAGAAAAATCAACTGCCTGGTCAAAGAATAACAAGTCAGACAATATTGCATCGAGCAGCTCAACAGTGAACCAGTCGTTTAATTATAATCACATAAAAAAGCTAGATATCCATCCAACCCCTCCTCCTCGGCCTTTTACTACATCATCGGTGGGTAATACAGAAGATTCACAAGAATTACTTAAAACTCCAAACTCCAAACCAACTACACACACACCATCCACAGGTTTAAATACACCAACTGTACATCAGTATCCATTACTCGAAATTAAGAAAACTGTCCCTAGTGTACTTGGTAGGTACGAAAATGAACAGACGGTCAACTTTCCACCACCTCCAAAGCCTCCTAGGAAAGCCGATTACTCTAGTGGTCTCTCAGCTACCGCTAAGGATAGTTCGGCATTATCGCATACGGGTCATGAAAAGGAAATAATAGTTCGCCGATCAGAAACTCAATCCTCCCTGCCAATAGATCCTCCTCCGGTATATACAGCATCTATACCTGAGACAAAACACGCATTACAGGAAATCAATGATAGATCAAAGTTCCCTTCAGAAGTAGTACAACCTCGTGGGCAGTATTTAGGAACAAGATTACATCGCCAATCTAATCCAAAGGCTACTGATGATACAGAATTACAACTTGCAAATGATATTTCCGAGATAAAGTTGCGCCATGTAGATGCAAAGGTCTTGACTACCGCGGAAAATACCAAGATTGATAAGAAACCGCCGCCAATAGTACcgaagaaaaaggaaacaTTAGCTAGTATCAAGAAGATTCCTCCACCTGtaccaaagaagaagagttCTTTGGTGTCGAAGCCAATTGTGCCCAACCACGTATCGCAATCTCCCGATTTGGAAGATAGCGGAATTACTGCTGATGCAGGTTTGTCTAATTCGGATGACAATCCATTTCGTCGGTACCTCAAGAATGTTGTTCCAGAAGAAAGTAACAGGGTAAATCGCCGCtga
- the UBA3 gene encoding NEDD8-activating protein UBA3 (similar to Ashbya gossypii ADL333C), with product MTENDQLASCKVIVLGAGGLGCEILKNLAMTGMPVIHVVDMDTIELTNLNRQLLFREDDVGKPKALVAAAYINSLELPSVLGNNRPVKLIPHVCDLTSLPPDFWSQFTAVISGLDAIEPRRHINSLLVNLTMSTNFEKCIPFIDGGSEGLSGHCKTIIPGINACYECSISTLAPPGQTYPLCTIANNPRLPEHIVVYILNVELPLRSAAPNCPLDDPQTIRWLVDRCRSRAATFGMSPDIFDEKYICGVAKNIVPSVVSTNAIIAASCCTELLKLLWDLEDDPENMNNFLLYNGQDGCFTYSFAYHKSIQCNVCRPQ from the coding sequence ATGACTGAAAACGACCAGCTTGCAAGCTGCAAGGTTATTGTGTTGGGCGCAGGTGGCTTAGGTTGCGAGATACTCAAGAACTTGGCCATGACAGGAATGCCTGTCATTCACGTGGTAGACATGGACACCATTGAGCTTACAAACCTCAATAGGCAATTACTTTTCCGCGAAGACGACGTTGGAAAGCCCAAGGCACTCGTTGCAGCAGCTTACATCAACTCGTTAGAGCTGCCTAGCGTCTTAGGCAACAACCGTCCCGTCAAACTTATACCCCATGTATGCGATCTGACATCTCTACCGCCTGATTTCTGGTCTCAATTCACTGCAGTCATCTCAGGGCTTGACGCTATCGAACCCCGCAGGCATATAAACTCGCTCCTGGTCAATCTTACCATGTCCAcaaactttgaaaaatgcatCCCCTTCATCGACGGTGGCAGTGAAGGACTAAGTGGCCACTGTAAGACTATCATCCCAGGTATAAACGCCTGTTACGAATGCTCCATCTCAACACTTGCACCGCCAGGCCAGACTTATCCTCTTTGTACTATAGCAAATAACCCACGTCTTCCGGAACATATAGTGGTGTACATTCTTAACGTTGAGTTGCCCTTACGCTCTGCTGCTCCCAATTGCCCCCTTGATGATCCACAAACCATACGATGGCTCGTCGACCGATGCCGCAGTAGAGCTGCTACCTTTGGGATGTCCCCTgacatatttgatgaaaagtATATCTGCGGCGTGGCAAAGAACATCGTGCCCAGTGTCGTTTCCACTAATGCTATCATCGCTGCCTCATGCTGTACTGAACTTCTTAAGCTACTGTGGGACCTAGAAGATGACCCAGAAAACATGAATAATTTCTTACTATACAATGGCCAAGACGGCTGCTTTACATATAGCTTCGCCTACCACAAATCAATCCAGTGCAACGTCTGTAGACCTCAGTAA
- the ROX1 gene encoding Rox1p (similar to Ashbya gossypii ADL331C), with product MADNSNAQNIMPMAGAAPTVAGGLNYKQSKQHIPRPRNAFILFRSHQQKLLTDYWKQSGQDIPHNCEVSKIISFQWKKLTPEEKKEWHDKAELEKQEHAKKYPGYKYKPKRKKNRNKLALEFELQNLVRMYPHGGAAAAAAAAAAAAAAASSVVPGSSSGHSTNPSSASASVSALPPLGGRADDQLHFQQQVAAASAGSQTSSAYIMQMVPWENRYTAQEQHAQHHQQGLPQQQPQQPSVAAATAAVAAGPPQQHMGSQHGTSSPQQLHQNVNNSSQLSPMNFSSMPGNNSKIAYNHENMWKLYYRQQQTQTQPQQTQHSQQQQTQQNQQNQPQNQQVHQQYRYSQQYRYPQQQQQQQQHQHQQQVHYPQQQQQQSYYRLPNLQQDTSYLDQGFQHAVSSNAPPTSAGGNHNSMLSGGGGGTPARYVVPLSHGSSGPMNVSSAVGGHNSLPSSSSNSNMAAAAAVSLNHMGSSQVEDLHHGK from the coding sequence ATGGCGGATAATAGTAATGCCCAGAACATCATGCCAATGGCAGGAGCAGCTCCCACAGTCGCGGGAGGGTTGAACTACAAACAATCGAAACAGCATATTCCTAGGCCTCGTAATGCGTTTATTCTGTTTAGATCTCACCAGCAGAAATTGCTGACGGACTACTGGAAACAGTCCGGGCAGGATATTCCCCACAACTGCGAGGTTAGTAAGATCATCAGTTTCCAGTGGAAGAAGTTGACCCCtgaggagaagaaggaatGGCACGATAAGGCGGAGTTGGAAAAACAGGAACACGCAAAGAAGTATCCGGGCTACAAGTATAAGCCTAAACGCAAGAAGAATCGGAACAAGCTGGCCTTGGAGTTTGAGCTGCAGAATCTGGTGCGGATGTACCCCCACGGGGGGGCAGCCGCAGCCGCAGCCGCAGCTGCGGCTGCGGCTGCGGCGGCATCTTCTGTTGTTCCTGGATCTTCCAGTGGGCACAGCACGAATCCCTCTTCTGCGTCTGCGTCTGTGTCTGCTCTTCCTCCGCTCGGCGGCAGGGCAGACGACCAATTGCATTTCCAACAACAGGTTGCAGCGGCGTCTGCTGGTTCACAGACTTCCAGTGCCTATATCATGCAGATGGTGCCCTGGGAAAACCGGTACACCGCGCAGGAGCAGCACGCGCAGCACCATCAGCAGGGCCtgccgcagcagcagccgcaGCAGCCGTCGGTGGCGGCCGCGACGGCGGCTGTCGCCGCAGGCCCTCCGCAGCAACACATGGGGAGCCAGCACGGTACGTCGTCTCCGCAACAGTTGCATCAGAATGTTAATAATTCCAGCCAATTGTCTCCTATGAATTTCAGCTCGATGCCGGGGAACAATTCGAAGATTGCGTATAACCATGAAAACATGTGGAAGCTGTATTACCGCCAGCAGCAGACCCAGACGCAACCGCAGCAGACCCAGCACtcacagcagcagcagaccCAGCAGAACCAACAGAACCAACCGCAGAACCAGCAGGTACACCAACAATATAGATATTCCCAACAATACAGGTACCcccaacagcaacaacagcagcaacagcaccagcaccagcagcaggtgCATTACccacaacagcagcagcaacaatcGTATTACCGGTTACCCAATCTACAGCAGGACACGTCGTACCTCGATCAGGGGTTTCAGCATGCGGTGTCGTCTAACGCGCCGCCGACCTCGGCCGGCGGCAACCACAATTCTATGTTGTCCGGTGGCGGGGGAGGCACGCCCGCACGCTATGTCGTTCCGTTGAGCCACGGATCGTCTGGGCCAATGAATGTTTCTTCCGCCGTTGGCGGCCACAACTCGCTtcccagcagcagcagtaatTCCAACATGGCCGCAGCTGCGGCCGTTTCACTAAATCACATGGGCTCGTCGCAGGTGGAGGACTTACATCACGGCAAGTGA
- the HOS1 gene encoding histone deacetylase (similar to Ashbya gossypii ADL339W), with protein sequence MVKFVISSSVYQAQISDLLPSNDNCKAQLIYSLLNSYDVFKYFDKVIKVPYASRKDLARFHSKQYLDVALDPRFNKDTEESEDWEYLPQLVNRYYEVHEDVSKGDVWYESKSDLYKKYISYINAADYDDFGEDFNDGESFEPDSLVRFGLVDDCFPMDYLPMYIHTIAGSTLSLVRELSIKGEPTIAINWDGGRHHAFKSRASGFCYINDIVLLIQELRKNGYSRVSYVDFDLHHGDAVESAFQYSRNVQTCSLHLFEAGFFPGTGSFKNCRETNVVNIPLFHGLDDESLDEIVDNILIPCVNKHDPEVLVIQCGADGLSGDKYKEWQLTIHGLTRNILKLVDIHSYKKVVLLGGGGYNPTLQSRFYTYVTVCLLKYHKGIPSLISDSEDEHIIEHHLIDFYRKEAYKFWYYEYEGLGSKKLINYNNKETLRELKVLFGSTDVLS encoded by the coding sequence ATGGTCAAGTTCGTTATTAGCAGTTCTGTTTACCAAGCCCAAATATCCGATCTGTTGCCGTCGAATGATAATTGTAAAGCTCAATTGATTTATTCTTTGTTGAATTCATACGAcgtttttaaatattttgacAAAGTTATTAAGGTCCCTTATGCCAGTAGAAAGGATTTGGCTAGATTTCACTCCAAGCAATATCTAGACGTTGCACTCGATCCCCGCTTTAACAAGGATACAGAAGAGAGCGAAGATTGGGAATACTTGCCGCAGCTGGTCAATAGATACTATGAGGTGCATGAAGACGTATCCAAAGGTGATGTCTGGTATGAATCAAAGTCAGATTTATATAAGAAATACATTTCTTACATAAATGCTGCTGATTATGATGATTTTGGTGAAGATTTTAACGACGGAGAAAGTTTCGAACCAGACTCCCTGGTTCGATTTGGGTTGGTAGATGATTGTTTCCCTATGGATTATTTGCCAATGTACATTCACACCATTGCAGGGAGCACATTATCACTTGTTCGTGAACTATCTATAAAAGGCGAACCTACGATTGCAATAAATTGGGACGGGGGTAGGCACCATGCCTTTAAGTCAAGAGCTTCgggtttttgttatataaaTGACATTGTGCTTCTCATTCAGGAATTAAGGAAGAACGGATATTCTAGGGTATCTTATGTCGATTTTGATTTACATCATGGTGACGCAGTAGAAAGTGCATTCCAGTACTCTAGAAATGTTCAAACGTGCTCATTACATTTGTTCGAGGCTGGATTCTTCCCGGGAACAGGcagtttcaaaaattgTAGGGAAACTAATGTTGTTAACATTCCATTATTTCATGGTTTAGATGATGAATCGTTAGATGAGATTGTAGACAACATTTTAATACCCTGTGTAAATAAACATGACCCTGAGGTTCTCGTTATTCAATGCGGCGCGGATGGCTTAAGTGGTGATAAATATAAGGAATGGCAATTAACTATCCATGGACTGACAAGAAATATCTTGAAGTTGGTGGATATACATTCCTATAAAAAAGTTGTACTTTTGGGTGGGGGAGGTTACAATCCAACATTACAAAGCAGATTTTACACATACGTCACGGTTTGTCTTCTTAAATATCACAAGGGGATCCCCTCGTTAATCAGCGACAGTGAGGATGAGCATATCATTGAGCATCACTTGATTGACTTTTACAGGAAAGAAGCTTATAAGTTCTGGTACTATGAGTATGAAGGCCTCGGTAGTAAAAAGCTTATAAACTACAATAATAAGGAAACTTTACGTGAACTGAAAGTTTTGTTCGGTTCTACTGATGTACTATCTTGA
- the ISA2 gene encoding Isa2p (similar to Ashbya gossypii ADL334C), producing the protein MIRYLGLKCMSQRFTATAFTPTPIHPLVFSRVKIRCHSTGENVPLKANKQEPLITPSVLNRSPGLDISITESASRRLGQIYKDSKEVLRVSVESGGCHGFQYNLKLEKKDDTVSHTKRSDKDNCVDEFDEFESPKDVVYVLPHNGGEVVIDQESLKILNNTTLTYSTELIGSTFKIVGGNMASSCGCGSSFTVDT; encoded by the coding sequence ATGATCAGGTATTTGGGTCTCAAATGTATGTCTCAGCGTTTTACAGCAACTGCCTTTACCCCTACTCCCATACACCCACTCGTGTTTAGTCGTGTTAAAATTCGCTGTCATAGTACTGGGGAGAACGTACCATTGAAAGCCAATAAGCAAGAGCCGTTAATAACACCTTCGGTACTGAATCGAAGTCCAGGCCTCGACATATCGATAACTGAGAGTGCTTCTCGTAGGCTCGGACAGATTTATAAAGATAGCAAAGAGGTACTCAGAGTGTCTGTGGAATCAGGCGGATGCCATGGGTTCCAGTACAATCTGAAATTAGAGAAGAAAGATGACACTGTTTCCCATACAAAGCGGTCAGATAAGGACAACTGTGTAGACGAATTTGATGAGTTTGAAAGTCCTAAAGATGTGGTTTATGTTCTACCGCACAACGGAGGAGAAGTTGTCATAGATCAGGaatctttaaaaatactCAATAATACGACATTAACATATTCAACCGAGTTGATTGGGTCAACTTTCAAGATTGTTGGTGGGAATATGGCTAGTAGTTGTGGCTGTGGGAGCAGCTTTACTGTGGACACCTGA
- the CMD1 gene encoding calmodulin (similar to Ashbya gossypii ADL337W), whose product MSQNLTEEQIAEFKEAFALFDKDNSGSISSSELATVMRSLGLSPSEAEVADLMNEIDVDGNHNIEFSEFLALMSRQLKSNDSEQELLEAFKVFDKNGDGLISAAELKHVLTSIGEKLTDAEVDEMLREVSDGSGEINIKQFAALLSK is encoded by the coding sequence ATGTCACAGAACTTGACTGAAGAGCAAATTGCTGAGTTTAAGGAAGCGTTTGCGCTATTCGATAAGGATAATAGCGGGTCGATTTCATCCAGTGAATTGGCTACTGTGATGAGATCACTTGGATTATCACCAAGTGAAGCTGAGGTTGCTGATCTTATGAATGAGATAGATGTGGATGGCAATCATAACATCGAGTTCAGTGAGTTTCTGGCTTTGATGTCTAGACAACTTAAGTCGAACGACTCAGAACAGGAGTTATTGGAGGCGTTTAAAGTGTTTGACAAAAATGGTGACGGGCTAATTTCTGCAGCGGAGTTGAAGCACGTGTTGACATCCATTGGGGAAAAGTTAACTGATGCAGAGGTGGATGAGATGTTGAGAGAAGTGAGTGATGGTTCTGGAGAGATCAACATCAAGCAATTCGCTGCTTTATTGTCTAAATGA